Proteins found in one Agaribacterium sp. ZY112 genomic segment:
- a CDS encoding MipA/OmpV family protein has translation MNKFVLTFLSCCLSVPALAVETGENTSADDYEHKPKIELGVALGAQYLADYRGSKSYGAKALPVPYLIYRGDRIKIDRKGLRGELIKELYWEFTVSGEVALSGGRDDNYLRRDMPELDSTFELGPSLNIALDGNVNDDGWVLRMPVRGVFGASLSGVEYVGYVFNPKVTWTKEQHEEKDWRYSTSLGVTWADESYHDYYYQVDDEFVLPDRPYYNAKAGYSGTYFKSSITQRRGPWRYGIALRYDNLSGTDFAQNSPLVETNDYFAVSLLLARTFWTR, from the coding sequence ATGAACAAATTTGTATTAACGTTTTTATCCTGTTGTTTGTCAGTGCCAGCGCTGGCCGTTGAAACAGGTGAGAACACAAGTGCTGACGACTACGAGCACAAACCTAAAATTGAATTAGGTGTGGCCCTTGGTGCTCAGTATCTAGCCGACTACCGAGGCTCAAAAAGTTACGGCGCCAAAGCTCTGCCGGTGCCGTATTTAATTTATCGCGGAGACCGAATTAAAATTGATAGGAAAGGCCTGCGTGGAGAGCTCATTAAAGAGCTCTACTGGGAATTTACCGTTAGTGGTGAAGTCGCTCTAAGTGGCGGCCGAGATGACAATTATCTACGCCGCGACATGCCCGAGCTAGATTCCACCTTTGAATTAGGTCCTTCATTAAATATCGCTCTCGATGGCAATGTGAATGACGACGGTTGGGTATTGCGCATGCCTGTGCGTGGTGTTTTTGGTGCAAGCCTATCCGGAGTGGAATACGTGGGTTATGTCTTTAACCCCAAAGTCACCTGGACCAAAGAGCAGCACGAAGAAAAAGATTGGCGCTACTCCACCTCCTTAGGTGTGACCTGGGCGGATGAAAGTTACCACGATTATTATTACCAAGTGGATGACGAGTTTGTCTTGCCCGATCGGCCTTATTACAACGCCAAAGCGGGTTATAGCGGAACTTACTTTAAAAGCTCTATTACTCAGCGCCGAGGCCCTTGGCGTTATGGTATTGCTTTGCGCTACGACAACCTAAGCGGAACCGACTTCGCACAAAACAGTCCGCTAGTTGAAACCAATGATTATTTTGCAGTGAGTTTGTTATTGGCTAGGACCTTTTGGACAAGGTAG
- the pnp gene encoding polyribonucleotide nucleotidyltransferase, whose translation MNPVKKQFQYGNQTVTLETGRVARQATGAVVVSIGETTVLCTVVAAKSAKEGQDFFPLSVHYQEKYYAAGKIPGGFLKREARPSEKETLTSRLIDRPIRPLFPNGFQNEVQVLCTVVSAEKDIDPDICAMIGTSAALAISGVPFAGPIGAARVGYTQEAGYILNPTHSGLKESELDMVVAGTKDAVLMVESEASELPEDIMLGAVLYAHQELQAVIEAVNALVAEAGKEKWVWEAPASNDALIAQVKDGFGAQVAEAYRITDKMARYARLGEVRDAAVAQLASEEVDADEVKSVFSKIEKQTVRRAVINGEPRIDGRDNSTVRGLAVEAGVLPKVHGSALFTRGETQALVVATLGSARDAQIIDALEGERKDPFMLHYNFPPYSVGECGRIGATGRREIGHGRLARRGIAATLPSQDDFPYTIRVVSEITESNGSSSMASVCGTSLALMDAGVPVSAPVAGIAMGLIKEDDGFAVLTDILGDEDHLGDMDFKVAGTSAGITALQMDIKIEGINEEIMTIALEQALQARLHILAEMNKVIDAPRQVLSENAPQFHQTKIDPDKIRDVIGKGGATIRAITEETQCSIDIEDDGTLKIYAPDGDCLSAAIAKVEEITAEAEIGAVYDGVVARIVDFGAFVTFLPGKDGLVHISQIAHERVKSVSDYLEEGQEVKVKCLDVDNRGRIKLSIKELLDPPAAEESAEDEAPEA comes from the coding sequence GTGAATCCCGTTAAAAAGCAATTTCAGTACGGTAATCAAACCGTAACTCTAGAGACAGGGCGTGTCGCTCGTCAGGCTACTGGTGCAGTAGTTGTAAGCATTGGTGAAACTACCGTACTTTGTACTGTGGTAGCCGCTAAAAGCGCCAAAGAAGGTCAAGACTTCTTCCCGCTGTCTGTACATTATCAAGAAAAATATTACGCTGCCGGTAAAATCCCTGGTGGCTTCCTTAAGCGTGAAGCGCGTCCTTCTGAAAAAGAGACTCTGACTTCACGTCTAATCGACCGTCCTATCCGTCCACTGTTCCCGAACGGCTTCCAAAACGAAGTTCAGGTACTGTGTACCGTTGTTTCAGCTGAAAAAGACATCGACCCAGATATCTGCGCGATGATCGGTACTTCTGCAGCGTTGGCTATTTCTGGTGTTCCTTTTGCTGGCCCAATTGGTGCGGCACGTGTTGGTTACACTCAAGAAGCAGGTTACATCCTAAACCCAACTCACAGTGGCTTAAAAGAGTCTGAGTTGGACATGGTTGTTGCCGGTACTAAAGACGCGGTATTGATGGTTGAATCAGAAGCTTCTGAGCTTCCTGAAGACATCATGCTTGGCGCTGTGCTTTACGCTCACCAAGAGCTACAGGCTGTTATCGAAGCCGTTAACGCCTTGGTTGCTGAAGCCGGTAAAGAAAAGTGGGTTTGGGAAGCACCAGCTTCTAACGACGCACTTATCGCCCAAGTTAAAGATGGTTTTGGTGCTCAAGTAGCTGAAGCTTATCGTATCACTGACAAAATGGCTCGTTACGCTCGCTTAGGCGAAGTTCGCGACGCAGCTGTTGCTCAGCTTGCTTCTGAGGAAGTCGATGCTGACGAAGTGAAATCTGTATTCTCTAAAATCGAGAAGCAAACCGTACGTCGCGCAGTTATTAACGGCGAACCTCGTATTGATGGTCGTGACAACAGCACCGTTCGCGGTTTGGCAGTTGAAGCTGGCGTTCTTCCTAAGGTTCACGGTTCAGCTTTGTTCACCCGTGGTGAGACTCAAGCATTGGTTGTTGCCACGCTTGGTTCCGCTCGTGATGCACAAATCATCGACGCCCTTGAAGGCGAGCGCAAAGACCCGTTTATGCTTCACTACAACTTCCCTCCTTACTCTGTAGGTGAGTGTGGTCGTATTGGTGCAACTGGCCGTCGTGAAATCGGTCACGGTCGTTTGGCTCGTCGCGGTATTGCCGCTACGCTTCCTAGCCAAGATGACTTCCCTTACACCATTCGTGTAGTTAGTGAGATCACCGAATCTAACGGCTCAAGCTCTATGGCTTCTGTGTGTGGTACTAGCTTGGCATTGATGGATGCTGGTGTACCTGTAAGCGCGCCTGTTGCTGGTATCGCCATGGGTCTTATCAAAGAAGACGACGGCTTTGCAGTATTGACCGACATCTTGGGTGACGAAGATCACCTAGGTGACATGGACTTTAAAGTAGCTGGTACTTCAGCTGGTATCACTGCTTTGCAGATGGATATCAAGATCGAAGGCATCAACGAAGAGATCATGACCATCGCTTTAGAGCAGGCTTTGCAAGCACGTTTGCACATCCTTGCTGAGATGAACAAAGTGATCGATGCGCCTCGTCAGGTTCTTTCTGAAAACGCGCCTCAGTTCCACCAGACTAAGATCGATCCAGACAAGATCCGCGACGTTATCGGTAAAGGTGGTGCAACCATCCGCGCTATTACTGAAGAGACTCAGTGCTCTATCGATATTGAAGACGACGGTACACTTAAGATCTATGCTCCAGACGGCGACTGTTTAAGTGCAGCGATTGCTAAAGTTGAAGAAATTACAGCTGAAGCTGAAATCGGTGCAGTTTACGACGGTGTTGTTGCTCGTATCGTAGACTTTGGTGCCTTTGTTACCTTCCTTCCAGGAAAAGACGGTTTGGTTCACATCAGCCAGATCGCTCACGAGCGTGTTAAAAGCGTCAGTGACTACCTAGAAGAAGGTCAAGAAGTAAAAGTTAAGTGTCTAGATGTAGATAACCGTGGCCGTATCAAGCTTTCTATTAAAGAATTGCTAGATCCGCCAGCGGCTGAAGAATCTGCTGAAGACGAAGCTCCAGAAGCGTAA
- the rpsO gene encoding 30S ribosomal protein S15, with translation MALSAQEKQAIVADNGGQTGSTQVQVALLTANINKLQGHFADHKKDNHSRRGLIRMVNQRRKLLDYLKGKDLSAYAELIKKLGLRR, from the coding sequence ATGGCATTGAGCGCTCAAGAGAAACAAGCAATCGTCGCTGATAACGGCGGCCAAACTGGTTCAACTCAAGTACAAGTTGCTTTGTTGACTGCAAATATCAACAAGCTTCAAGGTCACTTCGCTGATCATAAGAAAGACAATCACAGTCGTCGTGGTTTGATTCGTATGGTAAACCAGCGTCGTAAGTTACTTGATTATCTTAAAGGTAAAGACCTCAGCGCTTACGCCGAGCTGATCAAAAAGCTGGGCCTGCGTCGCTAG
- the truB gene encoding tRNA pseudouridine(55) synthase TruB has translation MGRRRKFGRKLDGVLVINKPAGVTSNGILQRAKRLFFANKAGHTGALDPLATGVLPLCFGEATKFSQYLLDADKAYRSIFELGVVSDTADADGDILQETSAAQITQAAVEEAMQAFRGEIDQVPPMYSALKVNGQPLYKLARQGIEVERKARTVTIHSYELLSFEAGERAYVEVEIHCTKGTYVRSLAADLGEVLGVGARVKTLHRIQSGAFDESQALDLDELEAERGEQLAEVLDYHLQPMDAPVASLPKIDLDEDGAFYFGRGQRLMDIRVYQIGDEGDTVRVFEESGRFLGLAQITDDGCLAPKRLVV, from the coding sequence ATGGGGCGTAGACGTAAATTTGGGCGCAAGCTCGATGGTGTGCTAGTTATCAATAAACCGGCAGGTGTGACCTCTAACGGTATATTGCAGCGCGCTAAGCGGTTATTCTTTGCCAATAAGGCTGGCCACACCGGTGCTTTAGATCCTTTAGCAACGGGCGTATTGCCCCTGTGCTTTGGTGAGGCGACTAAGTTCTCACAGTATTTACTTGATGCCGATAAAGCCTACCGCTCAATCTTTGAGTTAGGGGTGGTTAGCGATACGGCTGATGCTGATGGCGACATATTGCAAGAAACCAGTGCGGCACAAATCACCCAAGCTGCGGTCGAAGAGGCCATGCAAGCGTTTCGTGGTGAAATTGACCAAGTGCCGCCTATGTATTCAGCACTTAAAGTAAATGGCCAGCCGCTTTATAAATTGGCGCGTCAGGGCATTGAAGTCGAGCGCAAAGCGCGTACAGTAACCATTCATAGCTATGAGCTTTTAAGTTTTGAAGCTGGTGAGCGCGCTTACGTCGAAGTAGAAATTCACTGCACCAAAGGCACCTATGTGCGCAGTTTAGCTGCCGATTTAGGTGAGGTTCTTGGTGTGGGTGCTAGAGTTAAAACTTTGCATCGTATCCAGAGTGGGGCGTTTGATGAAAGCCAGGCTTTGGACTTAGATGAGCTGGAAGCCGAGCGCGGTGAGCAGCTTGCCGAGGTGCTTGATTACCACCTTCAGCCTATGGATGCCCCGGTCGCTAGTCTGCCTAAAATAGACTTAGACGAAGATGGCGCATTCTACTTTGGCCGCGGCCAACGTTTGATGGACATTCGGGTCTATCAAATTGGTGATGAAGGTGATACCGTGCGCGTTTTCGAAGAATCAGGACGTTTTCTAGGTCTAGCCCAGATAACGGACGATGGCTGCTTGGCGCCAAAGCGTTTAGTGGTCTAG
- the rbfA gene encoding 30S ribosome-binding factor RbfA: MAREFKRADRVADALQRSIAEILRSEMRDPRIGMPNINAVHVPNDLTSAKVFTTFIGLYEQKDIDAAIDVLNEAAPYIRTLIAKDVKMRIVPRVFFVYDKVAVEGQKLSHKIDQAIAADKRVDDDLEEQGDKA; this comes from the coding sequence GTGGCACGTGAGTTTAAGCGCGCAGATCGCGTAGCCGATGCTCTGCAGCGTAGTATTGCTGAAATACTGCGCTCAGAGATGCGTGACCCTCGCATTGGTATGCCTAATATCAATGCGGTTCACGTACCTAACGATTTAACGTCGGCCAAAGTATTTACCACCTTTATTGGTTTGTATGAGCAAAAAGACATTGATGCTGCCATTGATGTGCTTAACGAAGCCGCACCTTATATTCGTACTTTAATCGCTAAAGACGTAAAAATGCGTATCGTTCCACGTGTCTTTTTTGTCTATGACAAAGTTGCCGTAGAAGGTCAGAAGCTTAGTCACAAAATCGATCAGGCCATTGCCGCTGATAAGCGTGTTGACGATGATCTTGAAGAGCAGGGCGATAAGGCTTAA
- the infB gene encoding translation initiation factor IF-2, translated as MADVTVSELAKSVGTSVDRILSQMKQAGLTHTAADDLVSDEEKQTLLGFLKASHGQSAEAPKKITLKRKTTTTLKTGSGGSRKTVNVEVRKKRTYVKRDPAELVAEAEAAAAAEVEETANLAPEVEAVEPEPVVEPEPVVEPEPEPEPEPEPEPEPEPEPVVEEPVVEKEAPPKQEAVVGAYSDDIELLRQQAAARKKVEAEKVAQARKDAEKAKQDKAAADKAKGAKPAANTAANKGAEKKPKHLKAAPTPADKDEENSKHHKKAGKAVKKVAGPKKVKSALDYAEDAEEVNEVLHIDKRKKVTSPKPRKQIKLANQHGFKKPTGKITYDVEVPEEITVSDLAQRMSIKAGEVVKTLMKMGTMATMNQSIDQETAQLVVEELGHNVKLVSATEVEDKLAESVQDVDSGSQQVTRAPIVTVMGHVDHGKTSLLDYIREAKVASGEAGGITQHIGAYRVQTSHGELAFLDTPGHAAFTAMRARGAQCTDVVILVVAADDGVMPQTEEAVQHSRAAGVPMVVAINKMDKESADPDRVKNELSAKEVIPEDWGGDTQFIPVSAHTGEGIDALLEAVALQAELLELKAPVDVPARGVVVESRMDKGRGAVATVLVQGGELKRGDILLAGQSFGRVRAMMNERGETVQEAGPSTPVELLGLDSPPQAGDEFLVVADERKAREVSQFRAEQERQDKLKRQQAAKLENMFASFDGSNVGKKVLPVVVKTDVRGSLEAISAALMDLGNDEVQVNIIGDGVGGITENDVNLALTSGAIVLAFNVRADNSAKKLAEAESIEIRYYSIIYQLIDEVKSALSGMLEPERVEDFLGYAEVRDVFRSPKFGQVAGCMVTEGTVLRNKPIRVLRDNVVIFEGELESLRRFKDDVNEVRNGMECGIGVKNYDVKVGDQIEVFEVKHVARELS; from the coding sequence ATGGCTGACGTAACAGTAAGTGAACTCGCCAAATCGGTCGGCACCTCAGTCGATCGTATTCTGTCGCAAATGAAGCAGGCAGGCTTAACGCACACTGCTGCCGATGACTTGGTTTCTGATGAAGAAAAGCAGACCTTGTTAGGTTTCTTAAAAGCAAGCCATGGTCAAAGCGCAGAAGCCCCAAAGAAAATTACGCTTAAGCGTAAAACCACCACGACCCTTAAAACAGGCAGTGGTGGCTCACGTAAAACCGTTAATGTTGAAGTGCGTAAAAAGCGTACTTATGTGAAGCGTGATCCAGCGGAGCTTGTTGCAGAAGCTGAAGCGGCCGCAGCTGCAGAGGTCGAAGAAACTGCTAATCTAGCGCCGGAAGTTGAGGCTGTAGAACCTGAGCCTGTTGTTGAGCCTGAGCCGGTAGTAGAGCCAGAACCTGAGCCGGAACCCGAGCCTGAGCCAGAACCCGAGCCTGAGCCAGAACCTGTTGTTGAAGAGCCCGTTGTTGAAAAAGAAGCGCCACCTAAGCAAGAAGCAGTTGTTGGTGCTTATAGCGATGATATCGAATTGCTGCGTCAGCAAGCGGCTGCCCGTAAAAAGGTAGAAGCTGAAAAAGTAGCTCAAGCACGTAAAGATGCAGAAAAAGCGAAGCAAGATAAAGCCGCTGCTGATAAAGCGAAAGGCGCTAAGCCTGCTGCTAATACTGCTGCAAATAAAGGTGCTGAGAAAAAGCCTAAGCATTTAAAAGCTGCGCCAACACCTGCTGATAAAGATGAAGAGAACAGCAAACACCACAAAAAAGCGGGTAAAGCTGTTAAGAAAGTTGCAGGGCCTAAGAAGGTTAAATCAGCTCTTGATTACGCTGAAGATGCAGAAGAAGTGAATGAAGTTCTGCACATCGATAAGCGCAAGAAGGTCACTTCTCCTAAGCCTCGTAAGCAAATTAAGCTTGCTAATCAGCACGGCTTTAAAAAGCCAACAGGCAAGATTACCTACGACGTGGAAGTGCCTGAAGAAATCACTGTGAGTGATCTCGCTCAGCGCATGAGTATAAAAGCTGGTGAAGTGGTTAAGACCCTAATGAAGATGGGTACCATGGCCACTATGAACCAAAGCATTGATCAAGAAACAGCGCAGTTGGTTGTTGAAGAGCTTGGCCATAATGTCAAGCTGGTTAGTGCGACTGAAGTTGAAGACAAGTTGGCTGAGTCTGTGCAAGACGTTGACAGTGGTAGTCAGCAAGTGACACGTGCGCCTATCGTTACGGTTATGGGACACGTTGACCACGGTAAAACCTCACTGCTTGATTATATCCGTGAAGCAAAAGTTGCCTCTGGTGAAGCGGGTGGTATTACTCAGCACATTGGTGCTTATCGAGTACAAACTAGCCACGGCGAGTTGGCCTTCTTAGATACCCCTGGTCACGCCGCGTTTACCGCAATGCGTGCTCGTGGTGCCCAGTGTACCGATGTGGTTATCTTGGTTGTTGCAGCCGACGATGGTGTGATGCCGCAAACAGAAGAAGCTGTTCAGCACAGTCGTGCGGCCGGCGTGCCTATGGTTGTTGCTATTAACAAAATGGATAAAGAGTCTGCAGACCCTGATCGTGTTAAGAACGAGCTGTCTGCGAAAGAAGTTATCCCAGAAGATTGGGGTGGTGATACTCAGTTTATCCCAGTATCGGCTCATACCGGTGAAGGTATCGATGCTTTATTGGAAGCCGTAGCGCTTCAGGCTGAGCTGCTTGAGCTTAAAGCGCCTGTTGATGTTCCTGCTCGTGGTGTGGTGGTTGAATCACGTATGGATAAAGGTCGTGGTGCTGTCGCTACCGTTCTTGTTCAAGGTGGTGAGCTTAAGCGTGGTGATATCTTGCTTGCAGGTCAAAGCTTTGGTCGAGTGCGTGCGATGATGAATGAGCGCGGCGAGACGGTACAAGAAGCTGGCCCATCTACGCCGGTCGAACTACTTGGTTTGGATTCTCCGCCGCAAGCGGGTGACGAATTCCTCGTTGTTGCCGATGAGCGTAAAGCGCGTGAAGTGAGCCAGTTCCGTGCAGAGCAAGAACGCCAAGACAAGCTTAAGCGTCAGCAAGCGGCCAAACTTGAAAATATGTTTGCAAGTTTTGACGGCAGCAACGTTGGTAAGAAAGTTTTACCTGTGGTTGTTAAAACCGACGTGCGCGGTTCACTTGAAGCTATTTCGGCTGCGTTAATGGATCTAGGTAATGATGAGGTTCAAGTAAACATCATTGGTGATGGCGTAGGTGGTATCACCGAAAACGACGTAAACCTTGCCTTAACGTCTGGCGCTATCGTACTTGCGTTTAACGTACGTGCTGATAACAGCGCGAAGAAATTAGCCGAAGCAGAATCAATTGAGATTCGCTACTACAGCATTATTTATCAGCTTATTGATGAAGTGAAATCTGCGCTTTCGGGCATGCTTGAACCAGAGCGTGTTGAAGACTTCTTGGGTTATGCTGAAGTTCGCGACGTATTCCGTTCACCTAAGTTTGGCCAGGTTGCTGGTTGTATGGTGACTGAAGGCACCGTATTACGTAACAAGCCTATCCGTGTATTACGTGACAACGTTGTTATCTTCGAGGGCGAGCTTGAATCACTACGTCGCTTTAAAGATGACGTTAACGAAGTGCGCAACGGTATGGAATGTGGTATCGGTGTGAAGAACTACGACGTTAAAGTCGGCGATCAGATCGAAGTCTTTGAAGTTAAACACGTAGCGCGAGAGCTTAGCTAG
- the nusA gene encoding transcription termination factor NusA, with protein MKKEILLVADAVSNEKGVDREIIFEAIELALATAAKKRYEEESNIEVTIDRDTGDYETVRTWEVVADDVLAELGTQLTTEEAAEADSNLKIGDIHSEVIENEDFGRIAAQTAKQVIVQKVREAERAQVVEEYRGRLGEILAGSVKKVTRDNIIVDLGGNAEGLLPRDQLVGREVFRMNDRVRAVLNEVSPEARGPQLFLSRAVPAMLVELFKIEVPEISEEVISLKGAARDPGSRAKIAVSTNDGRIDPVGACVGMRGARVQAVSNELGNERIDIVLWDDNPAQFVINSMAPAEIESIVMDEETGAMDIAVQQDNLAQAIGRGGQNVRLASELTGWNINVMSVDAWEEKQQAESGDLMSTFMDALDIDEDVAGVLVDEGFASLEEVAYVPMEEFLAIDGFDEDIAEELRNRAKDALLTQALATEEQAEGGQPAEDLLTMEGMDEPLAFALAAKAICTMEDLAEQSVDELMEIDGMTEERASTLIMKAREPWFA; from the coding sequence ATGAAAAAAGAAATTCTGTTGGTCGCAGACGCTGTATCCAACGAGAAAGGTGTAGACCGAGAAATTATTTTTGAAGCGATTGAGCTTGCCTTAGCTACGGCAGCCAAAAAGCGCTACGAAGAAGAAAGTAATATTGAAGTCACGATTGATCGCGATACTGGTGATTATGAAACCGTGCGTACCTGGGAAGTGGTTGCCGATGACGTACTGGCTGAATTGGGTACGCAGCTGACAACTGAAGAAGCTGCCGAAGCTGATTCAAACTTAAAGATTGGTGACATTCATAGCGAAGTGATTGAAAACGAAGACTTTGGTCGTATTGCAGCGCAAACGGCCAAGCAAGTAATCGTACAAAAGGTTCGTGAAGCAGAGCGTGCGCAAGTTGTCGAAGAGTATCGTGGACGCCTAGGTGAAATTCTTGCTGGCTCAGTTAAGAAAGTGACCCGCGACAATATTATTGTTGATCTTGGTGGTAATGCAGAAGGTCTACTTCCTCGCGACCAGTTAGTTGGACGTGAAGTGTTTCGCATGAATGATCGAGTTCGCGCAGTACTTAACGAAGTTAGCCCAGAAGCACGTGGTCCACAGTTGTTTTTAAGTCGCGCTGTTCCTGCAATGTTGGTCGAGCTATTTAAAATTGAAGTGCCTGAGATTTCAGAAGAAGTTATCTCCCTTAAAGGTGCAGCTCGTGACCCAGGCTCACGAGCAAAGATTGCAGTATCAACAAATGATGGTCGCATCGATCCTGTTGGTGCTTGTGTTGGTATGCGTGGTGCACGTGTACAGGCAGTTTCAAATGAGCTTGGTAATGAGCGTATCGATATTGTGCTTTGGGACGATAACCCTGCGCAATTTGTTATTAACTCAATGGCTCCTGCTGAAATTGAATCCATCGTTATGGATGAAGAGACCGGCGCTATGGATATTGCTGTTCAGCAAGATAACTTAGCGCAAGCAATTGGTCGCGGTGGTCAAAACGTACGTTTGGCTTCTGAGCTTACCGGTTGGAACATCAACGTCATGAGCGTTGATGCTTGGGAAGAAAAGCAGCAAGCAGAAAGTGGCGACTTAATGAGCACCTTTATGGATGCGCTTGATATCGATGAAGACGTTGCAGGCGTTCTTGTTGATGAAGGCTTTGCATCTCTTGAAGAGGTGGCTTATGTGCCAATGGAAGAATTCTTAGCCATTGACGGCTTTGATGAAGATATCGCTGAAGAATTGCGTAACAGGGCTAAAGACGCCCTCTTAACTCAAGCTTTAGCAACTGAAGAGCAGGCAGAAGGCGGGCAGCCGGCTGAAGACCTGCTTACTATGGAAGGCATGGACGAGCCTTTAGCTTTTGCTTTAGCGGCAAAAGCGATCTGCACAATGGAAGATCTAGCAGAGCAGAGTGTCGACGAGTTAATGGAGATCGACGGCATGACTGAAGAGCGCGCATCGACACTGATTATGAAAGCGCGCGAGCCGTGGTTTGCGTAA
- the rimP gene encoding ribosome maturation factor RimP, with amino-acid sequence MSSIQTELETLIEPVAEALGCELWGLEYQSHGKQIMLRIYIDKEGGIGLKDCESVSRQVSAVLDVEDPITGEYTLEVSSPGTDRPLYKLKHFEKYAGAKVRLRLRIAFEGQRKFSGLLKGVEGDEVVLQVDKEEYILPYELIDKANVVPTFED; translated from the coding sequence ATGAGTTCAATACAAACTGAACTAGAAACACTGATAGAGCCAGTCGCTGAAGCGCTTGGCTGTGAACTGTGGGGTTTGGAATACCAAAGCCACGGCAAGCAGATTATGCTTCGCATTTATATCGATAAAGAAGGCGGTATAGGTTTGAAGGACTGCGAGTCAGTCAGTCGCCAAGTAAGTGCCGTTCTTGATGTCGAAGACCCTATTACTGGAGAATATACTTTAGAGGTATCTTCTCCAGGCACAGATAGACCCCTTTATAAATTAAAGCATTTTGAAAAATATGCTGGTGCAAAAGTACGTTTACGATTGCGCATTGCATTTGAGGGGCAGAGAAAATTTTCCGGCCTGCTTAAAGGCGTCGAGGGAGATGAGGTTGTGCTTCAGGTTGATAAGGAAGAATACATTCTTCCTTATGAATTAATTGATAAAGCCAACGTTGTCCCCACTTTTGAGGATTAG
- the secG gene encoding preprotein translocase subunit SecG, giving the protein MENLILLAHLLVALIIIGLILMQQGKGAEMGASFGTGASQTLFGATGTGNFFAKLTAIFAFVFFVTSFSLAIIAKKQSSISDEINLPALQEADVPVLEVETAPANDVPVLEVEEVPAPAQ; this is encoded by the coding sequence ATGGAAAATTTGATATTACTTGCACATTTACTGGTTGCCCTAATCATCATCGGTTTGATTTTGATGCAGCAAGGTAAGGGTGCAGAAATGGGTGCCTCTTTTGGTACCGGTGCTTCGCAAACCTTATTTGGTGCTACAGGCACAGGTAATTTCTTTGCAAAACTTACTGCTATTTTTGCATTTGTCTTTTTTGTTACGAGCTTTAGCTTGGCAATTATTGCTAAAAAACAAAGCTCAATTAGTGATGAAATTAATCTACCTGCTCTGCAGGAAGCTGATGTTCCAGTACTCGAAGTTGAAACTGCTCCGGCAAACGACGTTCCAGTGCTCGAAGTTGAAGAAGTTCCTGCTCCGGCTCAATAG
- the tpiA gene encoding triose-phosphate isomerase: MRRPTVVGNWKMNASFAQTTELLAGLSEGWSGVHKAEVAVCPPYPYLAKTAELLEQSNIVFGSQDVSQHESGAYTGQVSADMLLDLGCKYAIVGHSERREYQGESSELVAEKFEAAINKGLTPILCVGETQAERESELTFDVVGQQLRAVIDRCGLEGVAKGVVAYEPVWAIGTGLSATPEMAQDVHAYIREVLGPEGEQTAILYGGSVKPDTAAALFAQQDIDGALVGGASLKVEDFLAICRAAD, encoded by the coding sequence ATGCGTCGTCCTACAGTTGTTGGAAACTGGAAAATGAATGCCAGCTTTGCCCAGACTACTGAGTTGTTAGCAGGTTTGAGTGAAGGTTGGTCTGGAGTTCACAAGGCCGAGGTAGCGGTTTGTCCTCCTTACCCTTATCTTGCCAAAACGGCAGAGTTGCTTGAGCAAAGTAACATTGTTTTTGGTTCTCAGGATGTAAGTCAGCATGAGAGCGGTGCTTATACCGGTCAGGTAAGTGCTGATATGTTGCTGGACCTAGGTTGCAAATATGCAATTGTTGGTCACAGTGAGCGTCGCGAATACCAGGGTGAAAGCTCTGAGTTAGTAGCGGAAAAATTTGAAGCGGCCATTAATAAAGGTCTTACTCCGATTCTTTGTGTTGGTGAAACGCAAGCAGAGCGTGAGTCAGAGCTTACTTTTGATGTGGTTGGTCAGCAGCTACGAGCGGTTATTGATCGCTGTGGTTTAGAGGGTGTTGCCAAAGGTGTTGTTGCTTATGAGCCTGTATGGGCCATTGGTACTGGACTTTCAGCAACGCCAGAAATGGCGCAAGATGTTCACGCATATATTCGTGAGGTGCTTGGGCCTGAAGGTGAGCAAACCGCTATTCTATACGGCGGTAGTGTAAAGCCAGATACGGCGGCGGCACTTTTTGCTCAGCAAGACATTGATGGCGCATTGGTAGGCGGAGCTTCGTTAAAAGTAGAAGACTTCTTAGCCATTTGCCGTGCGGCTGACTAA